Proteins from one Malaya genurostris strain Urasoe2022 chromosome 2, Malgen_1.1, whole genome shotgun sequence genomic window:
- the LOC131428849 gene encoding uncharacterized protein LOC131428849, whose product MIHRNPTLPNIQKLHYLRASLKGDAARIIQSIQTSGNNYPIAWKLVTDRFDNTNLLVRQHVSALFRIPAVRKESASGLSDLVDNFEKHIKILATLEDEKDHWNSVLVELLSSRLDPSSQREWESECSDAERPQYTNLVDFINKRGRMLQSLKLSHSQNSIVAVDVRQPRARTISNVATSDHVVKCVACKHAHLLFQCDVFRGMSPQQRFELVKKHGICINCLKGQHFATNCTGGVCKYCNQKHHTLLHLGPAPSHAATFASGQRLNHTGTHYIAPTSNESGQARYAQSHSSPVSLQTFSLNSSSSSPSSVVAPSQSSAHDNFASFPPTQTCQTVVPSSVYSESTVFLPENHQTPRCTWIIPFFP is encoded by the coding sequence ATGATTCATAGGAATCCAACTTTGCCAAATATCCAAAAGTTACATTACCTTCGCGCTTCACTCAAAGGTGATGCAGCTCGTATAATACAATCCATTCAAACATCGGGCAACAACTACCCGATTGCATGGAAACTAGTTACTGATCGTTTTGATAACACAAACCTACTCGTCAGACAACATGTGTCGGCGTTGTTCAGGATACCCGCTGTTCGGAAAGAATCAGCGTCCGGTCTGTCAGATCTTGTTGATAATTTCGAAAAACACATCAAAATTTTGGCTACTCTTGAAGACGAGAAGGATCACTGGAACTCAGTTCTAGTGGAACTTTTAAGCAGTCGTTTGGACCCAAGCTCTCAGCGAGAATGGGAATCCGAATGCTCGGATGCAGAAAGGCCACAGTACACAAATCTCGTTGACTTCATCAACAAGCGCGGACGAATGCTGCAGTCGCTCAAGCTCTCCCACTCTCAAAACTCAATTGTCGCCGTGGATGTAAGGCAGCCGAGAGCTCGCACCATTTCGAATGTCGCCACTTCGGACCACGTCGTCAAATGTGTGGCTTGCAAACATGCTCATCTGCTGTTTCAGTGCGATGTCTTTCGTGGAATGTCCCCTCAACAACGTTTCGAACTAGTGAAAAAACACGGGATCTGCATCAATTGCCTGAAAGGGCAACATTTCGCCACAAATTGCACCGGAGGCGTATGCAAGTATTGCAATCAAAAGCACCACACGCTTCTTCATCTCGGTCCAGCCCCGTCGCACGCAGCAACGTTCGCGTCTGGTCAAAGACTGAATCACACTGGAACTCACTACATTGCCCCTACTAGTAATGAGTCAGGTCAAGCCCGATACGCTCAATCGCATTCTTCCCCCGTATCGCTACAAACGTTTTCGTTGAACTCGTCTTCGTCATCGCCGTCGTCGGTTGTTGCGCCTTCCCAGTCGTCGGCACACGACAATTTCGCATCATTTCCACCTACTCAAACCTGCCAGACAGTTGTTCCTTCTTCTGTCTATTCAGAATCCACTGTTTTTCTGCCGGAAAATCATCAAACTCCAAGATGTACATGGATCATTCCATTTTTCCCGTGA